In the Candidatus Paceibacterota bacterium genome, one interval contains:
- a CDS encoding fibronectin type III domain-containing protein, with protein MKNKKIGFKKIMPLALAFSLAFVAVSPVVASADEGLRLGAGVKANVNAGIHVGLSGRDQEINQARNDNDNDGEGVAVGATTSAAATVSASSSAGDNRGGGHLPKGLEKKIDFVNQNGTTTAPKGWLGIFQRWFGVFLKSGTTSTTTASTTVDLVAPLIRDVHVVSGTSTASIQWNTNESASGELRYSTSSDVTASSSSVIQSSLTLGHTVDLAGLSPDTKYYFVIVATDASGNVKDSNLLSFRTKVSATSGDVTAPRILFSTVFGVKATSAQLIWITNEPSNSQVWLSTSSTVSTSGTSTAGSVDLSYFHDVSLSGLATSTQYFYAFTSTDASGNVSTVGNGSFTTSSN; from the coding sequence ATGAAAAACAAAAAAATTGGATTTAAGAAAATTATGCCCCTAGCTCTAGCCTTTAGTCTTGCCTTTGTGGCAGTCAGCCCTGTAGTCGCAAGTGCTGATGAGGGGTTGAGGTTGGGAGCAGGTGTCAAGGCCAATGTAAACGCAGGTATACATGTGGGCCTCTCTGGTCGTGATCAAGAGATAAACCAAGCTAGAAATGACAATGACAATGACGGAGAAGGTGTAGCGGTGGGTGCTACTACTTCAGCTGCTGCTACAGTTTCCGCCTCGTCTTCGGCTGGTGACAATCGAGGGGGAGGGCATTTGCCAAAGGGTCTTGAAAAGAAGATTGATTTCGTTAATCAAAACGGCACAACCACTGCCCCCAAGGGTTGGCTGGGAATTTTCCAGAGATGGTTTGGGGTATTTCTAAAGTCAGGAACCACCTCTACAACCACTGCTAGCACGACAGTGGATCTAGTAGCTCCATTGATTCGAGATGTGCATGTAGTCTCGGGTACAAGTACAGCAAGCATCCAGTGGAATACAAATGAATCTGCTTCGGGTGAGCTTAGATATTCTACAAGTAGTGATGTGACCGCAAGCAGCTCGTCAGTCATCCAAAGTTCATTGACTCTAGGTCATACGGTAGATCTCGCTGGTCTATCTCCTGATACCAAATATTACTTTGTGATAGTAGCTACGGATGCAAGTGGCAATGTTAAGGACTCAAATTTATTGAGTTTCCGAACTAAAGTGTCTGCTACCTCCGGTGATGTAACAGCTCCACGTATCTTGTTTAGCACGGTCTTTGGGGTTAAGGCTACTTCGGCTCAGTTGATCTGGATTACCAACGAACCTTCAAATAGTCAGGTTTGGTTGAGTACCTCATCGACGGTTTCCACAAGCGGAACATCGACAGCTGGATCAGTTGATCTCTCATACTTCCACGATGTTTCCCTCAGCGGTCTGGCTACAAGCACGCAGTACTTCTATGCCTTCACAAGTACAGACGCATCAGGAAATGTCTCTACGGTAGGCAATGGCTCATTTACAACATCAAGTAACTAG
- a CDS encoding ribosome-binding factor A, whose amino-acid sequence MAFRSQKITEQIKHLASAFLAEQSNGQALLTVTDVSLSDDEKNALILFTVFPEKNEKAALGFVKRKRSEFKHYVKSKSKLGRVPFFDFSIDGGEKNRQLIDKISNQI is encoded by the coding sequence ATGGCTTTCCGCTCGCAAAAAATAACCGAACAAATCAAGCATCTGGCTTCCGCTTTTTTGGCCGAGCAATCAAACGGCCAAGCCCTCCTCACGGTCACCGATGTCTCTCTTTCGGATGATGAAAAAAATGCTCTCATTCTATTTACAGTTTTTCCTGAAAAAAATGAGAAGGCGGCTCTCGGCTTTGTAAAACGCAAGCGAAGTGAATTTAAGCACTATGTCAAAAGCAAAAGTAAACTCGGGCGCGTCCCCTTTTTTGACTTTTCCATAGACGGTGGCGAAAAAAATAGACAGCTTATTGATAAAATAAGTAACCAAATATAA
- a CDS encoding RNA polymerase sigma factor, which yields MERKISEQQFLAAYDSYMEAIFRFCYFKTHDKELSQDLMQQTFLKTWAYLKDGHEVENLKAFIYKIAGNLVIDWYRKKKEQSLEDLAEQGFDPVDENMETQRYAEAEWAMKSLDKLEPEDKDLIIWRYVESYTPKEIADMLEQKVNTISVRIHRAVERLKKILHEQEF from the coding sequence ATGGAAAGGAAGATTTCTGAACAACAATTTTTGGCGGCATACGACTCCTATATGGAGGCTATTTTTAGGTTCTGTTACTTTAAAACTCATGATAAGGAGCTTTCTCAGGATCTGATGCAGCAAACCTTCCTCAAGACCTGGGCCTACCTAAAGGATGGCCATGAGGTGGAAAATCTTAAAGCTTTTATCTATAAAATAGCGGGAAATCTGGTGATCGACTGGTATCGAAAGAAAAAAGAGCAGTCGCTTGAGGATTTGGCTGAGCAGGGCTTTGATCCAGTAGATGAAAACATGGAGACCCAAAGATACGCTGAGGCCGAATGGGCTATGAAATCCTTGGACAAGCTTGAGCCAGAGGACAAGGATCTCATCATCTGGCGCTATGTTGAGAGTTATACCCCGAAAGAGATTGCTGACATGCTGGAACAAAAAGTCAATACAATTTCGGTCAGGATCCATCGGGCGGTCGAGCGTTTAAAGAAGATTTTGCACGAGCAAGAATTTTAA